The nucleotide window TTGGCTAttccctgctctccctgagATTGAAGGGGAACCCTTAACAGCTGTGGGTCCTTTGCTCACTGCCTGGCCTGtgctgcaccacagcagctgcttaCCTGAGATGACCTCCTTGGGGAAGCGGCTGGTGATGAACTTGCTGTCTGTCAGTGGTGTCAGGATGGCTGCAGTATTCCCCAGCATGCTGCCAATGCCCAGCATCAGCAGCATGAAGAAGTAGAGCACAGAGTAGAGCTGGGGGACCTCCATGTTTTTGATGGCTTCAGAATAGACTATGAAGGCCAGGCCCgtgccctgcacagcctgcaggcaACACGAGGCAGAGTTACAGGCAGCCCCTCAGCTCAGTGAGGGACACAAGAGACTGATCCTGCACCACAAGAACCCACACCTGTGGTGGTGCTTTGCACAGCAAAGGCAGGTGAGCTCTTTGCTAGTTTATTCAAACTGCACCAACACTGGCACGGTGACACCTGGAGCAAAAACATTCACCCCAAACCTCTGCGAcctgccctgccccacagccagaGCCAGTGGTCTGGCTCCATCCCACCCAGCTCAGCTGTTAATCATGGAACTactggttggaaaaggcctttaagaccCTTGAGTACAACTGTTaaccaagtcaccactaaactgtggCCCTCAGTACCACAGCTACATGTTTCCTATATCCCTCCCAgagtggtgactccaccacttccctgggcagcctgttccaggccttgacaaccctttctgtgcagaaatttttcctgcatCCAATGtaagcctcccctggtacaacctgaggctgtttccttttgtcctatagtttgtttcttgggagaagagtccaagccccacctcactacaatcttttctcaggtagttgtagacccAACGaagctccctgccaggctgagccAGACCTGTCCTACACCCATCTGAAGGAATAGAACCAAGCCTCTCTGCAGCCCCTCCTGGATGTGGGgctgagcagctgcctgtgctctgctggagaaaaggagagggtgaagggcaggcagcagcaggaagtggcCACTCACAGTATCCAGCTCAGCTTCCAGGCTGCAGTTTTTGAGCTGTGGTGCCAGCTGGGCATACTGCTGTGGGTGGGTGGCCATAAGGAAGGCCTTCATCTGGCTGAGGTTGTCTGCTGTTACAGAGCCTTCTTCCAGGTCAAAGGCATCCATCAGCAGCAGGATCACCCTAGGAAAGATGGACAGCAGTTCAGTGGCATAAAACTGAGGCTGGTTTTAAATCTTGTTTCCTTCTTCACTGGCTCTGCTGACCACAGGGCACTGGTCCCCCCAAGTGGGAACCCTGGCACCTCCAACAGTCTTGGGACACAGGTGACTTTGCACTCTGACTCAGAGCGGGCAGCCCCTatgcccacactgctgctgccaggcaggcaaTTTGGGTGCTGGCCAGTGCTAGCTGGCATTTCTGCCCCTTTGCCCTCCAGTCACATGTCCACACCCCACCACCTCACCAAACCTGCTAGCAAGGCTCAGGGACTGGCAGCTTGGTTTCCTCCCTGACCTGCAGCTTGACTGAAAGCTGTAAAAGTACAAGTAAAAGTGTAACTGCCATAGGCCCTGTGCCAGGGACTgcatgggagctgctgctgggccccTCCAGAGCACCCAgtatcaatacagactagggAATGaggagagcagtcctgcagaggaAGACTTGGGTAGTGGGCGAAAAGCTGGATATGACCTGGCAATATCTGCTCAAAGACTGAGAAAGCAAACTgaaccctgggctgcatcaaaagcagcaaggccagcaggctgagggaggggattctgtttGATCTGGTGAGACCCAGCCTGCAGTGCTCTATCCAGCTCTgtagtcctcagcacaggacagacatggacctgctggagggagtacagaggaggccacaaaatttgatagagggctggaacacctctgctgtgaggctgggctgagagagttgaggttattcagccttcagaagagaaggctccagggagaccttactgcagcctttcagtattcAAGGGGCTGataggaaagctggggacagactttttgcAGGGcctgtagcaacaggacaagaggtgatagTTTAAAACCAAGAGAGGcaagattcagactagatagaaggaagagagtttttacactgagggtggtaagacactggcccaggatgcccagagaggtgatagatgtcccatccctggaaacatttcaggtcaggttggatggtatctacttgcagatgtccctgtttaATGCCAGAAGGCCTTCCAACGccctcaaaggtcccttccaacccaaactataattctatgatcactGTGAAGAGGCTGAGCTCTTGGCACAGGGCTTAGCTTTAAAGCAGGGGAATCTGAGCATCACTGCATTTTATTCATCAGCCCCACATCCTTCCTTGAAGCATGTGCCAGGCCCCAGGCACGGGGGTAAGTGCAGCTGTGACTTTCCCAGGTAAAACTCATCCTCTGTCTGTATCTGGAAGGGGCACCCAGGTGTCAAAAGGCAAGCCAGTGCTGACCTTCCACCTCAGCCTCCAGCACTAAGTAGTGCCATTAACTTTATTAGAGCACCAGCAGACCTGCTCTCAGCAGCGCTGGCAGCACTGTCCTCTGTTATTTATTTACCTCCCCTCTTGCCTTCCTTGGCAAAGTTACCCTACCAAACAACCTTCCTCACTGTGCctagctctgggctccccagagacaactggagagagtccagcagaggctacaaagataaaGAGACTGGACttcagagactgagagacctggggctgtatagcctggagaagataagaTAGAGGGAATGTtttcaatgcttatcaatatctacaGGGCAGGTggtaagaggatggggccaggctctcttcagtggtgctcagtgacatgaccaggggcaatgggcacaaagtggaactcaggaggttccatctgaacaggaggtggctgcccagagaggttgtggagtctctctggagagattcaaaacccacctggatgcgatcctgtgcaatctgctctaggtgaacctgccttacCTGGGGAGTTAGCCTTGAtccccagaggttccttccaatggCCAGCAGCCTGTGACTCCCCAGGAGTGCCCAgaacagcctgcagcaggcgaGGGAAGAGCAGCACTTACTTGCTGAGGCAGGTCTCATAGTTGAAGGTAGCCTTGAAGCCGTAGATGGAGAAGGTGACGATGCTGGCGAAGATGGAGGTGGTGCTGTTGATGAGCGAGACGATGACTGCGTGCCGCTCGCAGTTGGTGCTGGACTCGTTGTAGCTGGCAAAGGCAATCAGGCTGCCGAAGCCCAGCCCCAGCGAGAAGAAGATCTGTGTGGCGGCGCTGATCCATGCCTTGGGGTttgagagctgctccagctgccagaCAGGCAAAGTGCCACTGTACAGCTGCACACAGATGCCAGGTACTGCCCTGTCCGcgctgctctgcagggatgggCACGAGCCCCTTGCTGCATCTGTTGCAGCTGTGTTTTTGCACAGGGCTACCGCCCCGTCTGAAAGCTATGTGCTGCAAcaggcaggtcctgctctgcccaACAGCCTCCAGCTGACCCCAGCCAGGGTCTCCAGCTGCCAGAGCTAATATACTGCTGCAAGAACTTCAGCAGGGTTTAAAAGCCTGCGGGCTTGGTAATTAACAGCAGATCAGGAAGAAGCCAGCATGGCTGCTGTACCTTTGGGGTGAACATGTAGATGAGGCCGTTCACAGCTCCGTGAAGCGTCAGCCCCCTGATGAGGTAAATGATGAGAACGCAGTAAGGCAAAGAGGCTGTGACGTAGACaacctgcagggaggaagggCAAACACTTTGGTCTAAGGAGTGCACAAGCCAGGGCTAAGCCACTCTCACTTTACACCAATAAATCCCCTTATTGTCTTTGCTATCCTGCATTAAAGACATATTTTCAAATCCATTCaatgtttgggttggggtttagGGAAACAAGGACTTATTGGCAGTAAGGACCTGTGCCACTGTTCCCAGAGGCTCTTCTCTGACTGGGAAACAACCCAAATTATTTGCAGCATTTAGTGGAGAAACACCACTCTGCAACTGCCTCTCAAGGACTCActaggtgtgatggtttgaaactctttaatttttttctttgcaaagttcaaacagagaaagcgaaagaggtggtggggggggaatttcagcccacacTGACACACTAGGCAAAGAAGGACATCTGTCATCTGCTCTAGGAGGAAGGTGAGCAGACCTCATAGAAGGTCAAAATGAAAACTATTAGAATTCAGATGTGAACAAGAATAATTTAGTGTAACCCAGAGGGGGGACAGCAGGAACTACATCTTCCTTTGAGTTTTTGCTCAGACTCCTGGATTTGAGTCTCAGTGTTCAGTCTCTATGTTGGAAAAAGCTGCCTGCATTACAAATGAGGCAGACCCAGAATCACCTTCTCCTGGCTGGGATGGAGCCAAATGGCTCACCCAGAAAATTCTATTAGAACTGACTGACAGGAAACCTCCTTTCCCAAACTCTCGGGCAGAGAAGAATCTGGGTGATAACCAAATACTGCTCTGATGgccccctgccagcactgcctggcccCATCACAAACCTGgatctgcagcagcttctcctctccagtgaGATGGGACAACACTGCACCTGCTGCCCAAAGCtactgctgtccctgcagagggGATGCCAGGGAAGCCGCTGCACCCCCTCAGTGAGGCTCTACCTTCATGACattgttccagtgctcttgggctatttccttctgttttgtcCCCAAAGCCAGCTGCAGCAAGTTGAAGAGGTTCTTTAGTTTACAGGCTCATGGCTTTCTGCATTCAGCTAAGATGATTTGGGGATTAGAGCCCTCAGCTTGCTGCTTACTGCAGGCTCAGCTGGGACATTGCTATTTGTTTTTCCCACTCCTCACAACTTCTGCTGGTAATAAAAGCTGAGTAAACCTACCTGTTAGACGTCTGTTTTTTCATGCAAAGAGCAAGGAACATGTCTCCTGCCATGGCTTTGCTGTGGCCAGTGGCCTTCTGCAGGGCCAGCAGTCCGGTGGCTGGTCCTGCAGCAGATGTGGCTGCATTTAAAGGACCTCTCTAGGCCATTGTTTCACTATCACTCAGTGTTTCATCTGAATCTTCTTCAGTGGCAGCTTAACAgtacagcagagagagcagggctggctgctctggTTGAGCTGCCTGGGCtcagtggttggacttcatgattttaaaggacccttccaaccaaaactattctctGATCCCAACAGCAGCCACagatgctgcttttcagcataGCCTGGGCAGGCTCTCACCTTGCCAGTGGACTCGGTGCCACGGAGGATGCAGAGGTAGACCACAAGCCAGGCCAAGGTCAGGCAGAGTGCCTGCTCCCACTGCACACTGCCGCTGGCCTCCAGCGCTGGGGAGATGTTTAGGGTCTGGCGGTACCAGAAGTACTGTGTGGAGGAGGTCTTCTCACATTCCTCCTCGTAGCCTGTGCGGTTGCTGTTCAGGGGACAGgtagcccatggcagggggtccTGTGAGGGAGGGAGACAGGGAGAGCTGTCAGCATGGTGGGATGAAAGCAAGGACATCTTTCTGCCCAGGGCTTGCTTCTCTGTGCAttgtgcctggggctggaggTGACTCACTCTCCTGGGGATGTCTTCTAACCCCCTCCCCAGGACACTTTCTGATCACCTCTCTAGGGATGACTCTCTCCCCAAGGGCAGATCTGTTCTGACCCTCTTCCATGGGAATGACCCTCTGATCCTCTCCCCCCGGTGCCAACCTCTTCCCTGCCTTCAGTCAGACCCATCCCAGGGTGTAGGACACCTTGGCCACCAAGGCACATGTCAGCAAGGCATCATGGAGCTGCCATGAACTGCATTATGTGGTGAGGAGAAGACATCAAACACCACTGTCTCTTTCTTTCTACCCCACTGCCACCGCAAAAAGCCTTGGGAGGGTTTCTGGAactttccccacccccagctgaTGATGGTGCCATGTAACATCCAgcaccagtgcagagccaccACAACTAGCCACATGCCTACGCACCTGGAAGGAGTGGAAGAGGTACCAGAATGCCCAGGCATTTATCACGTTGTAGTacatggagaggaagaaggagacgACAACACTGGCAACACCTGTGGGCATGGAAGGAGGTGCAGGGTCAGTGGTAAAGCCTCCAAACACCCAGGGCCCTGTAACACTGGGGCTGGCATGAGGGGAGGGCTTTGTCCATGCCCAAACCATGcccttgctgctgcagccacctcctcctgccATCAAGGCCATCCTGCACCAGGTTTTATACTTTAGCTCTTTAGTTCAGGGTGAACATGCAATGCATCATTAAAAATGAACATGAAACTGATGCTAGTTTCTGTCACCAGGGTACTTCAACATCCTGAAGCCACGAACAGACATTGTTAGGCAGTGACAGCAGGAACTTCAGGCACCATTCCATCACTCCATATGGAGTTTATTGAGCAGCTGCTTTTGGAAGCACCAGAAGATGCTCAATGCCCAGTGCAGGCAGCCCACGGGCTGGGTTTAGTGCTGGCCTTCATACTATGATTTTAGCAGCACTGAAGTGCTGGTGGACTTATACCTCCAAGTCcagggacccagcactgcaagctgGGGTCTGGCCCCAGTGTCCCACAGGGGCCTGGTAAGGCCCAGGAAAAACCCAGCTCCCGCCAAAGCTTTCCACTCCAACATCCTGTGTGCTCCCCAGGCACTCAGGAAGGCAGAGGACAGCTGAGCACATACCAACTCCACAGAGGTAGGGGCTTATGATCTTCCAGGCGCCGATGCTGCCCTGCCGCATGCGCTGCCCCACGGCCAGCTCCAGGTAGAGCAGTGGCATCCCCTCGGCGATCAGCATGATCAGGTATGGGATCAAAAAGCCACCTGCAAGAGcaacccagagcagcatcacaaaCACCACTGTGGGCAAACTGCCCCACACCAGTGCCGGGAGCTGGCTGGGGCATCGAGTGAGCTGAGGGCACggcaggaggctgaagggtATTCACAGGGTTTGAGGTCTGTCCCGGGTGCTCGGGGCGCAGGGAATTTTCCGCAGGCACTTGGCAGAGCTGAGATTTCTGCTGTTAAACTGTGCCAACCAGCACCCTGCTAtggctgggctgcccaggtgtctggcaggggtttgggcaATGTTCGGGGCTGGGGCTGTTAAAGGGTAACTCAGGGCCAGCCAAAGGCTGTGAAAAATCatgagagaggctgagggaaagtTTTACTCCTCGTGTAGCGTTCAATGTGCTCAATGAAAGGTGAGAGCAACGTCCGTGTTGAAGgcatggaggagctggagcgtgtccaaagcaaggcagggaagctggtgaggggtctagagCATGACTCCTGCCatgaacagctgagggagctgggattgtttggcctggagaaagaggctcaggggaggccttatcactttctacaactacctaaaaggaggttgtagcaaggtggggttggggtcagtctcttctcccaggtaacaagtgacaggaggaaaggaaacagcctcaggttgtgccaggggaaatttaggggCTAATAGGAAACATTTCAGCAACCCTTCAGGtgcagaagactggaacaggctgcccagagaactAAGTGGTAGAGTCATCACCCCTGAAGGGCTTTCAAAGgtatgtagatgtgatgctgaaggacatagtttagtggtgactcggcagtgctgggtcatttggactttatgatcttaaaggttttttccaccCTAAACGATTCCATGGACAGAGTTTCCAGTAAGTACTGAAGTCTGGtctggcttaaaaaaaacccaacacaaaacccaaccaaaaagctcccccctgccctgtcaTGCTGAGCCTGCAAGCACCAGCAAAAAGGTAAAGGCTTTTCCCACAGGGAGCAGCCCCTGGGATGGAGGCACACAGCCTCCTCTCATCCCACATCTGCTCATCCCTGCTACCCCCACACGGATTGACACGGATGGTCTCGAGGAAAAGGGGCAGCAGGAATTGGGAttgagggagggaaaaggaccTTTGTGTCCAGCGACAAGgatgcactgctgctgctatttctgctggaaaacaaaaattaatccTTGCCCTCAACTTGAGGCTCACTTCAGAAGGCTGCTGACCAAGTCAAACCCTGGACTTTTGGGAAGTCTTTCCTGCTTCCCCTTTTACAACAGGCCAAAATATTTACATAAACATCTCCTGTTTAGAATTTAATCTGCAGCATTAACATTCCTTGCAACAGGCTCTGTGCAGCGCCTCAGAGCAATCAACCCCGGGCAGTGCCCGAGGCACACAGCTGCAAACAAACACTGAGCAATAATCGGGTTTATGCTGGGAATTAATCTcccacctcctggctctctcctTATTAACAACCCCTTTGTTAGTCTGTTAGATAACTTCCTACGCCCCAATGGAGCTGCCGGAGGTCtgagagctcctgcagctgctccatcccAGCGGGGTGCTGCCACCAAGGGGAGTTCTGCCGGGTATCACCGGAGGGGAAAATCAGTCTCGCTCCCCTTGCAAAggttttcctccctcccagTAGCGTTATCATATTGCTCGGCACTGGCTCTGCCACCTTGCCATGAGGAGTTGCTCCTTCAGACTTGTTCTTCACCCAAATGTCTGCCACAGCCCGGGGACAGGGACTGAGCCCTTGCTCTGCACCCTGTCTGCACACAGATCTTCCTCCTGATGCTGCTGTTCACATAcactcacagaatgctttgggttggaagggccctttaaaggccatctagtccagcctcccctgAAGTGATCATCgactagatcaggatgctctgagccccatccaacctgtccatGAACatttgcagggatggggcatctcccacctcttcaGAAAACCTGTGCCAAGGTTTCATCAGCTGTTCCAAAAGGCCTCAGACAAGGGCCTCAGAACAGCCACATGAACCAACTCCTCACCTGCTGTGAACCAGCACAGCTCCGCCGACCTCCCTGCACATTTACACCCGATCTTGTTTCCTATGGTGCCAACTACCCACAAAAACACCCCCCCAGGCCAGACCCCAGTAGCTGGCACAACTTATGACATGTGCCCCAGGTCTGGTGGAGACACTGGGCTTGGCCAGCATCATTGCCTCTGCTCAGCATCCTGTCTGGTTACCAGGGGCCTCCTCACTGAAGGCTCAGCACCCATCCTGCTGTAAAAACATCCCACAATTTCAACCTGGCCCAGCTTCCCTATAGTGCTAACTGCACGTGTGAAGTTTGAAGCCCCTTGCTCTGCTCGGGAGGCAATCTGCTCATGAACAGGACAGGAAATCATAAAGTCTGCCAACACTCACTTTTTATGAGCATCACCAGTGTAAGGGcccacctgctctgctgggcaggagaGGGACTGGCTCTGTGCTCTTCTACAAGGAAGATGCCgaacaagctgctgctggcatcccCCCTGAGCCCCAGTGCCTGGCACATCCAGCCATCAAGTTCCTGACAACGCTTTGTCTGCATGGGTTTTGCAGACCTGGAAAGCCACTGAATCCTCTAAGTGGGCATTGAGAAACAACGCAGGAAAGCCAAGCCTGCTGTCAGAAGGTTTAGTTTCACGGCAGGGAGAGCTGCTTTTCCCCTGGGAAATTTAACCAGGAAAAATACAAACAGTGGAGAAACTTCTTACAAAAACTTGTTTttcatgaaattaaataaataaataaacccaagaATGTTCAGGTTAATCAAGTGTTCTGGTTTTGGTTACACTTCTCAGAACATTCATTATCTGCTACACTACTGATGGCCAGCAAGAGGCTAAACCACACAAAGCCCCCAGTGTCAGGGTTTTGCTGTCCCTCAGGCCATCTGCCAAGACTGACTGCTAGTGAGCTAATCCTGTACACTTTAACTG belongs to Indicator indicator isolate 239-I01 chromosome 11, UM_Iind_1.1, whole genome shotgun sequence and includes:
- the SLC6A20 gene encoding sodium- and chloride-dependent transporter XTRP3 isoform X1 translates to MEKSRPLWDNPLQFVFACISYAVGLGNVWRFPYLCQMYGGGGFLIPYLIMLIAEGMPLLYLELAVGQRMRQGSIGAWKIISPYLCGVGVASVVVSFFLSMYYNVINAWAFWYLFHSFQDPLPWATCPLNSNRTGYEEECEKTSSTQYFWYRQTLNISPALEASGSVQWEQALCLTLAWLVVYLCILRGTESTGKVVYVTASLPYCVLIIYLIRGLTLHGAVNGLIYMFTPKLYSGTLPVWQLEQLSNPKAWISAATQIFFSLGLGFGSLIAFASYNESSTNCERHAVIVSLINSTTSIFASIVTFSIYGFKATFNYETCLSKVILLLMDAFDLEEGSVTADNLSQMKAFLMATHPQQYAQLAPQLKNCSLEAELDTAVQGTGLAFIVYSEAIKNMEVPQLYSVLYFFMLLMLGIGSMLGNTAAILTPLTDSKFITSRFPKEVISGAVCLINCVIGLIFTMEAGNYWFDIFNDYAATLSLLLIVLVETIAVCYIYGIRRFEKDLHTMIGRKPNWYWKIMWAFASPLLIISLFIFYLTDYILTGTLQYQAWDATQGQLVTKDYPGYALAVIGLLVAASTMCIPLGALVTFIRKRLKRERVSTVA
- the SLC6A20 gene encoding sodium- and chloride-dependent transporter XTRP3 isoform X4, encoding MEKSRPLWDNPLQFVFACISYAVGLGNVWRFPYLCQMYGGGVASVVVSFFLSMYYNVINAWAFWYLFHSFQDPLPWATCPLNSNRTGYEEECEKTSSTQYFWYRQTLNISPALEASGSVQWEQALCLTLAWLVVYLCILRGTESTGKVVYVTASLPYCVLIIYLIRGLTLHGAVNGLIYMFTPKLEQLSNPKAWISAATQIFFSLGLGFGSLIAFASYNESSTNCERHAVIVSLINSTTSIFASIVTFSIYGFKATFNYETCLSKVILLLMDAFDLEEGSVTADNLSQMKAFLMATHPQQYAQLAPQLKNCSLEAELDTAVQGTGLAFIVYSEAIKNMEVPQLYSVLYFFMLLMLGIGSMLGNTAAILTPLTDSKFITSRFPKEVISGAVCLINCVIGLIFTMEAGNYWFDIFNDYAATLSLLLIVLVETIAVCYIYGIRRFEKDLHTMIGRKPNWYWKIMWAFASPLLIISLFIFYLTDYILTGTLQYQAWDATQGQLVTKDYPGYALAVIGLLVAASTMCIPLGALVTFIRKRLKRERVSTVA
- the SLC6A20 gene encoding sodium- and chloride-dependent transporter XTRP3 isoform X3, whose translation is MEKSRPLWDNPLQFVFACISYAVGLGNVWRFPYLCQMYGGGGFLIPYLIMLIAEGMPLLYLELAVGQRMRQGSIGAWKIISPYLCGVGVASVVVSFFLSMYYNVINAWAFWYLFHSFQDPLPWATCPLNSNRTGYEEECEKTSSTQYFWYRQTLNISPALEASGSVQWEQALCLTLAWLVVYLCILRGTESTGKLEQLSNPKAWISAATQIFFSLGLGFGSLIAFASYNESSTNCERHAVIVSLINSTTSIFASIVTFSIYGFKATFNYETCLSKVILLLMDAFDLEEGSVTADNLSQMKAFLMATHPQQYAQLAPQLKNCSLEAELDTAVQGTGLAFIVYSEAIKNMEVPQLYSVLYFFMLLMLGIGSMLGNTAAILTPLTDSKFITSRFPKEVISGAVCLINCVIGLIFTMEAGNYWFDIFNDYAATLSLLLIVLVETIAVCYIYGIRRFEKDLHTMIGRKPNWYWKIMWAFASPLLIISLFIFYLTDYILTGTLQYQAWDATQGQLVTKDYPGYALAVIGLLVAASTMCIPLGALVTFIRKRLKRERVSTVA
- the SLC6A20 gene encoding sodium- and chloride-dependent transporter XTRP3 isoform X2, producing the protein MEKSRPLWDNPLQFVFACISYAVGLGNVWRFPYLCQMYGGGGFLIPYLIMLIAEGMPLLYLELAVGQRMRQGSIGAWKIISPYLCGVGVASVVVSFFLSMYYNVINAWAFWYLFHSFQDPLPWATCPLNSNRTGYEEECEKTSSTQYFWYRQTLNISPALEASGSVQWEQALCLTLAWLVVYLCILRGTESTGKVVYVTASLPYCVLIIYLIRGLTLHGAVNGLIYMFTPKLEQLSNPKAWISAATQIFFSLGLGFGSLIAFASYNESSTNCERHAVIVSLINSTTSIFASIVTFSIYGFKATFNYETCLSKVILLLMDAFDLEEGSVTADNLSQMKAFLMATHPQQYAQLAPQLKNCSLEAELDTAVQGTGLAFIVYSEAIKNMEVPQLYSVLYFFMLLMLGIGSMLGNTAAILTPLTDSKFITSRFPKEVISGAVCLINCVIGLIFTMEAGNYWFDIFNDYAATLSLLLIVLVETIAVCYIYGIRRFEKDLHTMIGRKPNWYWKIMWAFASPLLIISLFIFYLTDYILTGTLQYQAWDATQGQLVTKDYPGYALAVIGLLVAASTMCIPLGALVTFIRKRLKRERVSTVA